The following are from one region of the Rhipicephalus microplus isolate Deutch F79 chromosome 1, USDA_Rmic, whole genome shotgun sequence genome:
- the p23 gene encoding cytosolic prostaglandin E synthase isoform X2 has product MTGEAATTALPVPPVLWAQRKNVVYVKVALEDCKNPTINLTADSLHFKGMGGPDSKPHEVTLRFLHPIKPEESRYVVRPRGTEFVLAKAEEGPFWKRLLQDDAKHHWLKVDFNKWVDEDDSGDELGAGGGDFEEMMRSMGGLGDDDTPDMEQTGDSDDEEIPDLESSSNNKE; this is encoded by the exons ATGACAGGCGAAGCCGCAACCACAGC TCTTCCTGTTCCCCCTGTACTGTGGGCACAGCGCAAGAATGTAGTGTATGTCAAAGTGGCCCTGGAGGACTGTAAAAACCCAACCATAAACCTAACAGCAGACTCCTTACACTTCAAAGGGATGGGAGGACCAGATTCCAAGCCACATGAAGTGACGCTGAGGTTTCTCCATCCTATCAAG CCTGAAGAGAGCCGGTACGTAGTACGGCCACGTGGCACAGAGTTTGTGCTGGCCAAGGCTGAAGAAGGCCCCTTCTGGAAGCGGCTCCTCCAGGATGATGCCAAACATCACTGGCTCAAGGTAGACTTCAACAAATGGGTCGATGAAGATGACTCTGGTGACGAGTTAGGTGCTGGTGGGGGTGACTTTGAAGAGATGATGCGCTCCATGGGTGGCCTGGGTGATGACGACACTCCCGACATG GAGCAGACAGGGGACAgtgacgacgaag
- the p23 gene encoding cytosolic prostaglandin E synthase isoform X1 yields the protein MLPPCLQGQSRLPVPPVLWAQRKNVVYVKVALEDCKNPTINLTADSLHFKGMGGPDSKPHEVTLRFLHPIKPEESRYVVRPRGTEFVLAKAEEGPFWKRLLQDDAKHHWLKVDFNKWVDEDDSGDELGAGGGDFEEMMRSMGGLGDDDTPDMEQTGDSDDEEIPDLESSSNNKE from the exons ATGTTGCCCCCCTGTCTTCAGGGGCAGTCACG TCTTCCTGTTCCCCCTGTACTGTGGGCACAGCGCAAGAATGTAGTGTATGTCAAAGTGGCCCTGGAGGACTGTAAAAACCCAACCATAAACCTAACAGCAGACTCCTTACACTTCAAAGGGATGGGAGGACCAGATTCCAAGCCACATGAAGTGACGCTGAGGTTTCTCCATCCTATCAAG CCTGAAGAGAGCCGGTACGTAGTACGGCCACGTGGCACAGAGTTTGTGCTGGCCAAGGCTGAAGAAGGCCCCTTCTGGAAGCGGCTCCTCCAGGATGATGCCAAACATCACTGGCTCAAGGTAGACTTCAACAAATGGGTCGATGAAGATGACTCTGGTGACGAGTTAGGTGCTGGTGGGGGTGACTTTGAAGAGATGATGCGCTCCATGGGTGGCCTGGGTGATGACGACACTCCCGACATG GAGCAGACAGGGGACAgtgacgacgaag